Proteins from one Juglans microcarpa x Juglans regia isolate MS1-56 chromosome 6S, Jm3101_v1.0, whole genome shotgun sequence genomic window:
- the LOC121237699 gene encoding uncharacterized protein LOC121237699 isoform X2, protein MGDHVVLCVDGHVKPGSLHSLQGVGVAPGSSGEGTRSQPADPPTCAIDVDGVGEHGVSEEEEPLIQSVECRICQEEDSVKNLEIPCACSGSLKFAHRKCVQRWCNEKGDITCEICHQPYQPGYTAPPPHSEDTSIDISDGWTISGIPLDLHDPRLLAMAAAERHLLEVEYDDYADSSASGAAFCRSVALILMALLLLRHALSLTDADGEDDASTFFSVSRIWVILQRRRQRQEAAALAATEVTFMLEAGQHPSLQFAIAPGPAVPHQEPLH, encoded by the exons ATGGGTGACCACGTTGTTCTGTGTGTTGATGGCCATGTCAAACCTGGAAGTTTGCATTCTCTGCAAGGGGTTGGGGTAGCACCGGGATCTTCTGGAGAGGGTACACGCTCACAACCTGCTGATCCACCCACTTGTGCTATTGATGTTGATGGGGTTGGAGAACATGGAGTgtctgaagaagaagaaccattGATTCAGTCGGTGGAATGTCGCATCTGCCAGGAGGAGGACAGTGTAAAGAATTTGGAAATCCCTTGTGCTTGCAGTGGTAGTTTGAAG TTCGCTCATAGGAAATGCGTTCAGCGATGGTGCAATGAGAAGGGAGATATTACTTGTGAGATATGTCATCAA CCTTACCAACCTGGTTACACTGCCCCACCTCCTCACTCTGAAGATACTTCAATAGATATAAG TGACGGTTGGACAATATCTGGTATCCCTTTGGATTTGCATGATCCTCGACTATTGGCAATGGCAGCAGCTGAACGCCATCTTTTGGAGGTGGAGTATGATGACTATGCTGATTCTAGTGCTAGTGGAGCTGCATTTTGCCGCTCTGTAGCTCTAATT TTAATGGCCCTTCTGCTGTTAAGGCACGCTCTATCTCTCACTGATGCTGATGGAGAAGATGATGCTTCCACCTTTTTCTCTGTCAGTAGGATATGGGT TATATTGCAGCGGCGAAGGCAAAGACAG GAAGCAGCAGCACTTGCAGCAACTGAAGTTACATTCATGCTGGAGGCTGGACAACATCCCAGCTTGCAGTTCGCCATAGCACCAGGGCCTGCTGTTCCTCATCAGGAACCACTTCACTGA
- the LOC121237699 gene encoding uncharacterized protein LOC121237699 isoform X1: protein MGDHVVLCVDGHVKPGSLHSLQGVGVAPGSSGEGTRSQPADPPTCAIDVDGVGEHGVSEEEEPLIQSVECRICQEEDSVKNLEIPCACSGSLKFAHRKCVQRWCNEKGDITCEICHQPYQPGYTAPPPHSEDTSIDISDGWTISGIPLDLHDPRLLAMAAAERHLLEVEYDDYADSSASGAAFCRSVALILMALLLLRHALSLTDADGEDDASTFFSLFLLRAAGFLLPCYIMAWAISILQRRRQRQEAAALAATEVTFMLEAGQHPSLQFAIAPGPAVPHQEPLH, encoded by the exons ATGGGTGACCACGTTGTTCTGTGTGTTGATGGCCATGTCAAACCTGGAAGTTTGCATTCTCTGCAAGGGGTTGGGGTAGCACCGGGATCTTCTGGAGAGGGTACACGCTCACAACCTGCTGATCCACCCACTTGTGCTATTGATGTTGATGGGGTTGGAGAACATGGAGTgtctgaagaagaagaaccattGATTCAGTCGGTGGAATGTCGCATCTGCCAGGAGGAGGACAGTGTAAAGAATTTGGAAATCCCTTGTGCTTGCAGTGGTAGTTTGAAG TTCGCTCATAGGAAATGCGTTCAGCGATGGTGCAATGAGAAGGGAGATATTACTTGTGAGATATGTCATCAA CCTTACCAACCTGGTTACACTGCCCCACCTCCTCACTCTGAAGATACTTCAATAGATATAAG TGACGGTTGGACAATATCTGGTATCCCTTTGGATTTGCATGATCCTCGACTATTGGCAATGGCAGCAGCTGAACGCCATCTTTTGGAGGTGGAGTATGATGACTATGCTGATTCTAGTGCTAGTGGAGCTGCATTTTGCCGCTCTGTAGCTCTAATT TTAATGGCCCTTCTGCTGTTAAGGCACGCTCTATCTCTCACTGATGCTGATGGAGAAGATGATGCTTCCACCTTTTTCTCT CTTTTCTTACTTCGGGCTGCTGGTTTTCTTCTGCCATGTTACATTATGGCCTGGGCCATCAGTATATTGCAGCGGCGAAGGCAAAGACAG GAAGCAGCAGCACTTGCAGCAACTGAAGTTACATTCATGCTGGAGGCTGGACAACATCCCAGCTTGCAGTTCGCCATAGCACCAGGGCCTGCTGTTCCTCATCAGGAACCACTTCACTGA
- the LOC121237699 gene encoding uncharacterized protein LOC121237699 isoform X3: protein MGDHVVLCVDGHVKPGSLHSLQGVGVAPGSSGEGTRSQPADPPTCAIDVDGVGEHGVSEEEEPLIQSVECRICQEEDSVKNLEIPCACSGSLKFAHRKCVQRWCNEKGDITCEICHQPYQPGYTAPPPHSEDTSIDISDGWTISGIPLDLHDPRLLAMAAAERHLLEVEYDDYADSSASGAAFCRSVALILMALLLLRHALSLTDADGEDDASTFFSYIAAAKAKTGSSSTCSN, encoded by the exons ATGGGTGACCACGTTGTTCTGTGTGTTGATGGCCATGTCAAACCTGGAAGTTTGCATTCTCTGCAAGGGGTTGGGGTAGCACCGGGATCTTCTGGAGAGGGTACACGCTCACAACCTGCTGATCCACCCACTTGTGCTATTGATGTTGATGGGGTTGGAGAACATGGAGTgtctgaagaagaagaaccattGATTCAGTCGGTGGAATGTCGCATCTGCCAGGAGGAGGACAGTGTAAAGAATTTGGAAATCCCTTGTGCTTGCAGTGGTAGTTTGAAG TTCGCTCATAGGAAATGCGTTCAGCGATGGTGCAATGAGAAGGGAGATATTACTTGTGAGATATGTCATCAA CCTTACCAACCTGGTTACACTGCCCCACCTCCTCACTCTGAAGATACTTCAATAGATATAAG TGACGGTTGGACAATATCTGGTATCCCTTTGGATTTGCATGATCCTCGACTATTGGCAATGGCAGCAGCTGAACGCCATCTTTTGGAGGTGGAGTATGATGACTATGCTGATTCTAGTGCTAGTGGAGCTGCATTTTGCCGCTCTGTAGCTCTAATT TTAATGGCCCTTCTGCTGTTAAGGCACGCTCTATCTCTCACTGATGCTGATGGAGAAGATGATGCTTCCACCTTTTTCTCT TATATTGCAGCGGCGAAGGCAAAGACAG GAAGCAGCAGCACTTGCAGCAACTGA